The nucleotide window cttaaacctaaaatgttttgctttatttaaagtttctataagaattagtacttaaattaaatccttgattatctcttaagacacgataatcctattgctctcttctgataaagaaCTATAGAAGAAAAGTAAAGCATGATGAATAGGACAAAtcaaacatgatgtctcttatgataatcaagaactctctaacataattgctatcactaaagttattccagattaagtctttcctaagactaatctattattgtggaataatcacaagagctcctaagatgcatgccttcattaaaaattctaaactataaagttaagtggtatatgtgaatacattaaaatgtacaataccatgacccataaagttaatggcttacgcatggaaataagtacaatTTTTAGTACATTACCTACTAAGATTTTCATTTGTACAATTctgatgccttataaatcaactataacactcaaaagtaccaaaggaaaatgagtgtgttgataagcaacatatgtacaaagaaataaatatTTGAAGATGGAAAATAAGTTGTTAGtcaccttacaaccacttaaacattaaaagaggattgttctaGAGTCCATAGACAAGTTACAAGTGTTAATTCCACctctaaggttcttcaagggaaaatctcactgtataattatgccattagactaagcataagcaacgagactattcATTATACAGAAGAACGGTTGGATAAGCTAATTAGGTagtcacttactaatgatatttaagtctgataattttcaatattccaattaacacatgattagttgactctagttctaaacgtttccttaccagaagtcaacaaataactagcatgagagttagtgacaaaattaaatgttaaggctataagaaccataataagcagtcttctaacaacgccTTTGGATAccttatatattttgaagattaatcagaatatagtatcataattaagcaatgctATGAatgttgtgaggtttgcatagtcaacataaagtcacacttaccttaaactctcatcttatttgttctaaatatctagattgaaacattactaagataaaactagatgataccttacattttcacaacttttgtcatcatgtaaatgagaatttgacaaaaggaaaatgagacttataaatttcatccattataaccgaaattcatgagaaatcatgacatggttaatgaggatattttttcatctaatctcattcaaagtgattttaaatcatgacattaaagccctaaaatatgacttcgcttaaggaataagtatgggtccatcataagtcattcattgacattcgtggaacttattccaaaaggaatattcagacataattcatttatcatttaacagactatcaacttgtatctaaattttgtcgcatatggcccacggtcttagaagaaatctattcatatatatatacttgataagatttctattaaatatgttcctaaagtttcttatgatatctggacactaaagaaatcaaataaagtctaacgtatatgtgataggttcccacgtcacgtagctcattgaaacttctcttgtagcattctagagatattaaagatcagtgggaacattaagtgtcttaataataacttgcaatagttgcaagaggtgggggagtgaaaactttatattacttcaatttacacctcttgtacaagacaccgctccatcacGACACTTTTCTATCAAAACTTTTCTCCTTAAATCTAaagctactcttacaaaagtttcattgttggttaactgtgggcacacttagatttcttacctaaactaatataatcctcaacaagagaaactacaacgactaacgtcatcaatatgttttctctattagaatttgttggtcatTAAAttttgaccctaagcatgctgagttcctaaggtcagtgggagcagtcaaagtccttatcatgacttgcaaggaatacaagaggcgggggaagagtgtcattaaatttcactccgaatttaactccgattacacctcttgtacaccatactgcaccaactcttacaaacttagaatcttgaaaatgatggcaacctaaccaagagctaatccataaaactgaaacttctaataaacccaataatcaacttaGGAGGACAACTAGGTTTAaaaacctactaactttgatgattacataacctccctaactgaagttgaaatggattttggaaaagtttactgatccAATCTCTTCTAATCAAGCCATTAGCATCGATcaatcttctgaatggaataaaactgttttctagtaaaactgattttatgtgttcgtataacgtttgggattttaTTGAATTACCTAAGACTGTTCATAACTAAATCAAATCCTAATATATAAACTTTAAGATATTAAGAAGCATGAATGATTGTCAATagttatacttaggaagagataaattatcaaagatttttttgaggatcatcactgttctagtagcttataatagtttaaagctacattagatgaacattaaaaacaattttccctaacaattggctgacacatttacatgttcataaaacaacctgaaagttcttaactgaaggttaaagaacactttatttgtaagccaataaaatccatgtatgggttaatgcaaacattataatgtgatgaaatcttaacgtaattattttcatcaagaatcaagtggattaatgtacctacctcaaaatgagtgggagcaactaaattAAACATGTCTATATATATGATATTCTTTTGAAaggtatatgttacataagtcaaagcattgttaacacaaactttgatataatagatctcagagatatctcttacgtgatagatatcataacatgccgagatagacccaatgggacattagttCCGTTCCATAAGTTTGACATTAAATGGGttcttacatatgtaacaaacaatactgctcttcctttagaggataataggataaatgagattatttatttacgcttcattaattagaagccttatgtaagttcaagtctatactcgtttagatattactcacattgcaacacactagatatgtctagattaatgtgaagcatctaatggagtattacaatatctttaaaagaaacgagaggctacaatttaaagaagaagtgagaactaAAACCGGTTGATTACTCTAACTTTGTaatattcaaagatgacaaaatgtattttcgggtatatccttatgtcagcatacaaaacctatctcatggaggagtcataacggactgatatcaacaacctaagttataacgacataatatagtcaccgaatgttgttggaaatttatcagtggactcataagtttattaactccatataattaatgttttgaagacttagtgtgataaagtcaactaccatgactccttgaatagtaacagttcaagaggtgctgcattaaatttcgatacgaAATTAATTATTCGTATATGAAcaaattgaggaaactaagttttgtatcgagtACATTCATGATATGATTAatgatcctataactgaagggctattacccataagtcttattaagagaactcatagacgggtattaattaacggccgtgcgcaattgcatatcgtactatgaatgactaactattagttaattttcctcatcagtttgattttgtttgtctctaagaatatgtcaagccgacataatggcatatagacaaataaagttacaaatcaaacaaagggcttatgcgtattttcatcataacgattaggttttaaattaaggctatagtatgactaatgggggtcccgAGTCGAATAATGATTCAACggttgtatttctctgctatagttcttgtttaaggctaaaatgagtgttaactcctgatcaggcttttCTAATGCTCAtaataaatgattactcggccaagtgggagaatgtaagaataAATGGCGATTGTaatcatttatataataatagatcaaaatatataacaacctactaaataattagttggtaattgttgatgggcctaattacccttattaactaattagggtttcctcttgggtgtacatatataacgagacttatgtagaggttctagggttagacacataacctaattaCTCTCATAACATCAGTCGACCTCCTCTCATCAACCGAACACCCTATTCGGTttttcttcatcaccatcattagattgcaccctaaggaggaaccagatcaagctgacaatcatgtcgaacactattgctgcgtctccatctggattctctgctagCCTGTACTGAttcaatcaaaggtatgttttcatgttttcctttaTGTCTAAACATAACTAATCAACAAGAATCACGTCGATGTTTTTGTTTTGTATATTTCATGTAACAAAAAAGAAGTTGGAggctttttttataaatatatttcacgtataatttttaaaatatatttcatGTATGGAAAAAGATAGCATTCTCTTTTTGTGTGTGTTCACATATATTACTCTCTTCACAAGAGAAATCCTTTAAAGCTTGAGCCAGCTCAACAATTGTGGTGCGCCAAGTTTGATTTTTCAAGTCATTCAGACAAAATTTGCAATCCCCTCCTTCACACATAGGTGTGCGCTCTAAACATGTGGATTTGTTCCTTATAAAGTCCTTAACAAGTTTGGTCACGACCTCTACTTTACAAACTTAACACATTTCCTTATTTCAGTTTTATTTCACACACCTCAATTTAAGCATAGTGGTCCATCCACCTTTgctttagtttaaaacattttagtTGGTTATACAACACAAAACTCGAAAGGTATAATGTATATAAACACCGGACatgtatatttatttatatttcatTAGCATTTCTAATAGATACAATATGACAGTCAAAACATGTCACCTAATGAAAAAGGATTTCATTAAATATTGTGGGGCTATAAGAAGAACAATATTTAAGAAGTACGGTATCCTATTCTTCTACGCAGATGGACCACATAAACAATTAAAGCGTCCAGGAGAGAGGTGAATTAGGGACCAAAGCCTCATCATGTGCAACCACAATGGTGCATGCAACCCGGCCCGGGTCCTGGTCCTGCAAGGGTCTTCACATTGGCCTGAATTCAATCACATGCATCCATGGACCATTTTCATCCGGGACTATGTGTACAATACGGGTTTATATTTATGAATATACGACTGTTCGGACAAATATATATTCTAGAAAAGGTTGCAAACGGCTAGAGGATTGTCATGGTCTATTTCTCTTAATGAGTTGTAGGTGTCCCTTGTGTATGTCAGGTGCGTTTGGACCGTTTGGTCAATTTAAATTTCCCATTTTCGCAATTAAATGTATGCCAACTGGTTGTGCTTGTATAACTTGCTTGTCAAGCTGTACACTTGAGTTCTATTAGTCATTACTAGAATACAAATACACAACCAAGGAGTTCAGATATTAAGTTGGTTAATCTTAGACAATCTTAACTGCtattagagtttttttttttttgggtaaagggttaccccggtgattctatatattcacaaaaatcaaaacaagtaGTAAGGTAAAATCCTTACTAGTTCAAACATGGGACATACCCCCATGAAAGTAGAACAAGAAAAACAACTAAAAGTGACACAAAATAAACACCCACTAGACTAAAAATCTAGACTGAAACTAGAAGCAGGACTCATCCATTTTCCATGACCAAATCGGCTCCGTGAACATCCCACTTTTCAAGTAGCTCCCGAACCCCCGCAGTATTCTTGAATCTAAGCCCCATCAGTTTATATCTAACACTTTCCAACACCACCTTACATAAAGTATCCGGCGGCCGGGCATGATTTCTGAACAACCGGTTATTCCTTTCCTGCCAAATAGTATAAGCCAGGGCCGCAACTAACAATCTGCAAACCAAATTTTTTGCTGACTTTGACCGCGAATGACTGCCAAGCCAGTCGAGAATATCACACCACTTAGGTTCCAGACTTTCCATACCAGCTTTTGAACGAACCGCCTCCCAAACTTGCGTGGCGCACTTGCACTCGAAAAATAAATGCTCATGCGAGTCAACATCTTCGTAGCACAATAAGCAGCACATCATGTTCATGTTGTTAGACCGTGTATGGTTCCATTGCAAGATTTTATCCTGAGTTAGCAATTTTCGTCTAACAATAAGCCACATCAGAAAAGCATGTCGAGGAATACATTGAGAGAACCAAATGAGATTAGCCCAATCCACCTCCTGATCC belongs to Helianthus annuus cultivar XRQ/B chromosome 5, HanXRQr2.0-SUNRISE, whole genome shotgun sequence and includes:
- the LOC110943275 gene encoding uncharacterized protein LOC110943275, whose amino-acid sequence is MQRNLNAPDRLMWKHGDNVAEYSSSRVWDSLRARDQEVDWANLIWFSQCIPRHAFLMWLIVRRKLLTQDKILQWNHTRSNNMNMMCCLLCYEDVDSHEHLFFECKCATQVWEAVRSKAGMESLEPKWCDILDWLGSHSRSKSAKNLVCRLLVAALAYTIWQERNNRLFRNHARPPDTLCKVVLESVRYKLMGLRFKNTAGVRELLEKWDVHGADLVMENG